In Pueribacillus theae, one genomic interval encodes:
- a CDS encoding acyl-CoA dehydrogenase family protein: protein MIDFKMPEEVKEILSSLDRFIEVEIAPLEKKFAKELENERYLYDERGYYTQEIQDALKQVRKKSAEAGFFTMFGMPELGGMGDQFGPVAVALIHEALMKKYGHNLFIDEIFPPGLFTGGLTPVLLGLTPELREEILPKVRDGESLLCFGLSEPDAGSDVWAMKTRAVRDGDEWVINGAKQWITNSPYADYAIIFAVTDPELVAQRKGGISAFLVPFDGETCTNSSVIPYLGSIGSRIGIISLDNARVSDKYVIGEINNGFGAALHGVDIGRVVMAANCVGAAQWALDIALDYVKQRKTFGVTIENHQMIQAHLAECAMDIYAARNMVLHCAWKMENQKALPLKEISMIKAFTTEMAFRVLDRCMQVMGGIGLTNEAKLEKVWRWARSMRVPDGTAEIQRRTIARRLLKGDKDFD, encoded by the coding sequence ATGATTGACTTTAAAATGCCTGAAGAAGTAAAAGAAATTCTTTCTAGCTTAGATCGATTTATTGAAGTGGAAATTGCGCCTTTAGAAAAAAAATTCGCAAAAGAATTGGAAAATGAACGATATTTATATGACGAAAGAGGCTATTACACGCAAGAAATTCAGGACGCATTGAAACAAGTGCGTAAAAAATCTGCCGAAGCAGGATTTTTTACAATGTTTGGCATGCCTGAATTAGGTGGTATGGGTGACCAGTTTGGCCCTGTTGCGGTAGCTTTAATTCATGAAGCGTTAATGAAAAAGTACGGCCACAATTTATTTATTGATGAAATTTTCCCTCCAGGATTGTTTACAGGTGGATTAACCCCTGTATTGCTTGGTTTGACACCGGAACTCAGAGAAGAAATTTTGCCTAAAGTAAGAGACGGTGAATCGCTTCTATGCTTTGGTTTGAGTGAGCCGGATGCTGGATCTGACGTATGGGCTATGAAAACCCGCGCGGTGAGAGATGGAGACGAGTGGGTAATCAACGGTGCAAAACAATGGATTACAAACTCTCCTTATGCGGACTATGCGATTATTTTCGCTGTAACGGATCCGGAACTTGTGGCTCAGCGTAAAGGCGGCATTTCTGCATTTCTCGTACCATTCGATGGTGAAACATGCACAAACTCATCGGTTATCCCTTATTTAGGAAGCATTGGAAGCCGTATTGGAATCATTTCATTGGATAATGCCCGTGTCTCAGATAAATATGTTATCGGTGAAATTAATAATGGCTTCGGCGCCGCTCTTCATGGGGTAGACATTGGCCGTGTTGTTATGGCTGCAAACTGTGTAGGCGCAGCACAATGGGCGCTTGACATTGCGCTAGATTATGTGAAACAGCGTAAAACATTTGGTGTAACGATTGAAAACCATCAAATGATTCAAGCGCATCTTGCCGAATGTGCAATGGATATTTATGCCGCTCGTAACATGGTGTTGCACTGTGCTTGGAAAATGGAAAACCAAAAAGCGCTTCCGTTGAAAGAAATTTCAATGATCAAAGCTTTTACAACAGAAATGGCATTCCGCGTTCTAGACCGTTGCATGCAAGTAATGGGTGGAATTGGCCTAACAAATGAAGCAAAACTTGAAAAGGTTTGGCGTTGGGCTCGTTCTATGCGTGTTCCTGATGGAACGGCTGAAATTCAGCGCCGTACAATTGCAAGACGATTGCTAAAAGGCGACAAAGATTTTGATTAA
- a CDS encoding acyl-CoA dehydrogenase family protein, protein MNFEWTEDQISIRKEVSRLAAKFDDNYWAECDREHKFPWEFYNAFAEAGWVGIAIPEEYGGSGLGITEASIALHAVAESGAGMNGGTALHLSMFGLNPVVKHGSEEMKQKYLPQAAKGELHVSFGVTEPDAGTDTPRISTFARKDGNRYIVNGQKVWNSKAKESSKVLLLTRTTPLEECKRRTDGMTLFLADLDERYVTIKEIEKLGRHAVDSNELFIEDLPVDASDIVGEEGKGFYHLLDGLNPERILLAAEFCGLGRVALNKAVQYANERVVFGRPIGKNQAIQHPLAASYAMLDAADLMWQRAAINYDKGLPSGPDANTAKYVAAEVVFEACDNALQTFGGFGYAKEFHVERYWREARLLKIAPVSQQMVLNYIGEHVLGLPKSY, encoded by the coding sequence ATGAATTTCGAATGGACTGAAGATCAAATTTCAATAAGAAAAGAAGTAAGCAGGCTTGCTGCTAAATTTGATGATAATTATTGGGCGGAATGCGATCGTGAACATAAATTCCCGTGGGAGTTTTATAACGCTTTTGCGGAAGCCGGTTGGGTTGGCATTGCCATTCCTGAAGAATACGGAGGGTCAGGGTTAGGAATCACAGAAGCCTCCATTGCCTTGCATGCGGTTGCTGAATCGGGTGCGGGGATGAACGGCGGGACCGCTTTGCATCTATCAATGTTCGGGTTAAACCCAGTTGTTAAACATGGATCGGAAGAAATGAAGCAGAAATATTTGCCGCAAGCGGCAAAAGGAGAGCTGCACGTATCATTTGGTGTGACAGAACCGGATGCGGGAACGGATACACCACGAATTTCTACTTTTGCGCGAAAAGATGGGAACCGCTATATTGTGAACGGCCAAAAGGTTTGGAATTCAAAAGCGAAAGAGTCAAGCAAAGTGCTATTGCTTACGAGAACGACGCCTTTAGAAGAATGTAAAAGAAGAACAGATGGAATGACACTATTTTTAGCCGATCTCGATGAACGATATGTCACGATTAAAGAGATTGAGAAACTGGGAAGACATGCCGTGGACTCAAATGAACTATTCATTGAAGATTTGCCGGTGGATGCGAGCGATATTGTTGGTGAAGAAGGAAAAGGATTTTACCACCTCCTGGATGGGCTAAATCCAGAGCGAATTTTACTTGCGGCCGAATTTTGCGGGTTAGGGAGAGTCGCTTTAAATAAGGCTGTTCAATACGCGAATGAGAGAGTAGTATTTGGCCGTCCTATCGGGAAGAACCAAGCGATTCAACATCCACTTGCAGCGAGCTATGCCATGTTGGATGCAGCTGATCTCATGTGGCAGCGGGCAGCCATCAACTATGATAAAGGGTTGCCGTCAGGACCTGATGCCAATACGGCAAAATACGTGGCAGCGGAAGTCGTTTTCGAAGCTTGCGACAACGCATTGCAAACATTTGGCGGCTTCGGCTACGCGAAAGAATTTCATGTGGAGCGGTATTGGCGCGAAGCCCGCTTGTTGAAAATTGCCCCGGTATCCCAGCAAATGGTGCTTAACTATATTGGTGAGCATGTCTTAGGCTTGCCTAAATCCTATTAA
- a CDS encoding sigma-54 interaction domain-containing protein has translation MSLTNDKMDHSLNQYVRWLQGIIEAINDGILVIDSEGIVRLINDEYTKITGVKKEDIIGKPLSEVREGAISPTVLIDKKRRSAIYRKVGEQEYVVDMAPIYYDHQILGVVNVLKSVNEVKALTKELEKSKIKLAQLEKTVGHLHQAKYTFHDIIGEDKEIKNVIELAKRTASSNLNVLIQGESGTGKELFAHAIHNESPRSGYAFVPINCAAIPSSLLESELFGYEEGSFTNSKKGGKIGLFELADHGTLFLDEIGDLSLELQAKLLRVLQEGRIRKIGGLKEQEVNVRIVAATNKDLLQMVAKGRFREDLFYRLNGVQLMIPPLRSRKGDLFTLIDKIVKHKELPFHLTFTADAKKQLFEYHWPGNVRELLNAIHYAATMTDSETIDIVHLPAFLQSNRMADDREDTNLSLKDILERKEREVIIKTLKIYGTSLKGKELAAQKLGISLATLYNKINQLKIKF, from the coding sequence GTGAGTTTAACGAACGACAAAATGGATCATTCTTTAAACCAGTATGTTCGCTGGCTCCAAGGCATTATTGAAGCAATCAATGACGGTATCCTTGTCATTGACTCCGAAGGAATCGTTCGCTTGATCAATGATGAATATACAAAAATTACCGGTGTGAAAAAGGAAGACATTATTGGTAAGCCCCTTTCAGAAGTACGCGAAGGGGCAATTTCTCCGACAGTACTAATTGACAAAAAAAGAAGATCTGCCATCTATCGAAAAGTAGGTGAGCAAGAATATGTCGTTGATATGGCGCCGATCTATTATGATCATCAAATTTTAGGCGTTGTGAACGTACTTAAAAGTGTAAATGAAGTGAAAGCTCTGACGAAAGAATTGGAAAAAAGCAAGATAAAGCTTGCACAGCTTGAAAAAACCGTCGGCCATCTCCATCAGGCAAAATACACATTTCATGACATCATCGGGGAAGATAAAGAAATTAAGAATGTGATTGAATTGGCGAAAAGGACCGCTTCGTCCAATTTGAACGTATTAATTCAAGGGGAGAGCGGGACGGGGAAAGAATTATTCGCTCACGCGATTCACAATGAAAGCCCTCGATCGGGTTATGCTTTTGTCCCGATTAACTGCGCGGCGATCCCGTCTTCATTGCTTGAAAGTGAATTGTTCGGATATGAAGAAGGTTCTTTTACCAATTCAAAAAAAGGGGGGAAAATTGGCCTTTTTGAACTTGCCGATCACGGAACGTTGTTTTTGGACGAAATTGGTGATCTGTCCCTTGAACTTCAAGCGAAACTGCTACGGGTTTTACAAGAAGGGCGCATTCGAAAAATAGGTGGATTAAAAGAGCAAGAAGTGAATGTTCGAATTGTTGCAGCCACGAATAAAGATTTGCTTCAAATGGTAGCGAAGGGACGGTTTCGAGAAGATCTTTTTTACCGTTTAAATGGGGTACAGCTAATGATTCCGCCACTTCGGTCAAGAAAAGGAGATCTATTTACATTAATCGATAAAATCGTGAAGCATAAAGAGCTGCCATTCCATCTAACGTTTACAGCAGATGCGAAAAAGCAATTGTTCGAGTACCATTGGCCCGGAAACGTTCGCGAACTGTTGAACGCCATACATTATGCAGCGACAATGACAGATTCTGAAACCATTGATATCGTACATCTGCCTGCTTTCTTACAATCAAATAGAATGGCAGATGACAGAGAAGATACGAATCTTTCATTAAAAGATATACTGGAAAGAAAAGAACGGGAAGTCATTATTAAAACGTTGAAAATTTATGGCACTAGCCTTAAAGGAAAAGAGCTTGCAGCACAAAAACTGGGGATTTCATTAGCGACTCTATACAATAAAATCAATCAATTAAAGATTAAATTCTAA
- a CDS encoding Zn-ribbon domain-containing OB-fold protein: MSQTYVKEPRQEAFEYWEGLKNKKLKLQRCESCGKYIYYPREFCPYDQGNLIYEEVSGKGKILSYTIVEKATHPYFISKTPYVLAIIQLAEGPTMLSQVVDAMPEEVTFDMQVEVTFEHHIYKDVNLPVFRPV, encoded by the coding sequence ATGAGCCAAACCTACGTAAAAGAGCCAAGACAAGAAGCGTTCGAATATTGGGAAGGCTTAAAAAATAAAAAGCTAAAATTGCAGCGATGTGAGTCATGCGGTAAATATATTTACTACCCTCGGGAATTTTGCCCGTACGATCAAGGGAATTTGATTTATGAGGAAGTCAGTGGAAAAGGAAAAATCCTTTCTTACACAATCGTAGAGAAAGCGACGCATCCTTATTTTATTTCAAAAACTCCGTATGTTTTAGCGATCATTCAACTCGCAGAAGGACCGACGATGTTATCTCAGGTTGTCGATGCAATGCCGGAAGAAGTAACATTCGATATGCAAGTTGAAGTAACGTTTGAGCATCATATTTATAAAGATGTGAACTTGCCTGTATTTAGACCTGTTTAG
- a CDS encoding thiolase family protein: MSLKGKAAIVGYGETVFQKKSNKNLFQLASEAAKKAVEHASLSFSDIDGIITLSPLSLNARLNLPLAEFLGMRPTYSDEVSVLGASGGYALKKAAEAITAKTARNILVVGADLNTLYHKANDLRPFQEDYDTLYGSSPNNAYALAANLHSHLYGTTIEQRAKIAIDQRYNASFNENSLYGKKGLLTVDDIVNSPVVSSPLHLFEIVSPCDGAIAFVVSPAEDAKQICSTPVIIDGAGFSNGHYTLSQSELFTNGLVTPIKKASETAFQMAGITTEHIDVLGLYDCYTIAVILSLEDMGFCRKGEGGRFVEEHDLTFKGDLPVNTSGGQLSVGQPGDAGGMVNVVEVVRQLMEQAGERQIKDCEIGVANTNGGYFSTECTLVLRRG; the protein is encoded by the coding sequence GTGAGTTTAAAAGGAAAAGCAGCGATTGTAGGATATGGGGAGACCGTTTTTCAGAAAAAAAGCAACAAAAATCTTTTTCAATTGGCAAGTGAAGCGGCAAAGAAAGCTGTAGAACATGCAAGTCTTTCTTTTTCGGATATTGACGGCATTATTACGTTAAGCCCTCTTTCATTAAATGCTAGGCTGAATCTTCCACTGGCAGAATTTTTAGGGATGAGGCCGACTTACAGTGATGAAGTCTCTGTTTTAGGGGCGTCAGGAGGCTATGCCTTAAAAAAAGCCGCCGAAGCCATTACGGCGAAGACGGCTCGGAACATTCTTGTGGTGGGAGCAGATTTAAACACGCTTTATCATAAAGCAAATGATTTAAGGCCGTTTCAAGAAGATTATGACACGCTTTACGGTTCATCGCCGAATAATGCCTATGCGCTGGCGGCTAATTTACATAGCCATCTTTATGGCACGACAATTGAGCAAAGGGCAAAAATCGCGATTGATCAAAGGTACAATGCGAGCTTCAATGAGAATTCATTGTACGGAAAAAAAGGACTTTTAACAGTTGATGATATCGTGAATTCCCCTGTTGTTAGTTCTCCTTTGCATTTATTTGAAATTGTATCTCCTTGTGATGGAGCCATCGCATTTGTCGTAAGCCCTGCAGAAGATGCGAAACAAATCTGTTCAACCCCCGTTATAATCGACGGCGCCGGCTTCAGCAATGGGCATTATACGTTATCGCAATCCGAACTGTTTACAAATGGACTCGTCACTCCGATAAAAAAGGCTTCAGAAACTGCGTTCCAAATGGCAGGAATAACGACGGAACATATTGATGTGTTAGGACTTTACGATTGTTATACGATCGCAGTTATTTTAAGTTTGGAAGATATGGGATTTTGTAGAAAGGGTGAAGGTGGAAGATTTGTTGAAGAACATGACTTGACATTCAAAGGCGATCTTCCTGTGAACACGAGCGGCGGTCAGCTTTCTGTCGGACAGCCGGGGGATGCCGGAGGAATGGTCAATGTTGTGGAAGTCGTGAGGCAGCTAATGGAACAAGCGGGCGAGCGGCAGATTAAAGATTGTGAAATTGGCGTAGCGAATACAAATGGCGGCTATTTCTCAACAGAATGTACGCTCGTCTTAAGGAGGGGTTAA
- a CDS encoding Cof-type HAD-IIB family hydrolase produces MMVYKLIALDVDGTILRSNHRIDKGVKEAIQYVKQKGVYVTLATRRHFTSAKKIAKALKLDSILITHNGAFLANDMDAPWLEKRISPSESAAIIHLLEQTECHVRIKHERFSVANRVRQNQGIIAKMTIGDPLFYPVNFTDELGSHLEESPVSPPQIEVFFSNKKEGDLMKEKLLSRFETIDVNMYEENRMEIVPKGVSKGNALRKLGERLGFSNEEMVAVGDSHADISMIRDAGLGVAMGNAPKSVQAYADWITRSNDMNGVYYVVKEVFRKQLRTQIRTTL; encoded by the coding sequence ATGATGGTGTATAAATTGATTGCGCTTGACGTTGATGGAACCATTTTACGGTCAAATCACCGGATCGATAAAGGGGTAAAAGAGGCCATTCAATATGTTAAACAGAAAGGTGTTTACGTCACACTTGCAACGAGAAGGCATTTCACATCGGCCAAAAAAATAGCGAAAGCACTGAAACTCGATTCGATTTTAATTACTCACAATGGGGCTTTTTTAGCGAATGATATGGATGCCCCTTGGCTGGAAAAACGAATTTCTCCGTCCGAGTCCGCAGCCATTATTCATCTATTGGAACAAACGGAATGCCACGTCCGCATTAAGCATGAACGTTTTTCAGTCGCAAATCGCGTAAGGCAAAATCAAGGAATCATCGCAAAAATGACGATAGGAGACCCGTTGTTTTATCCTGTTAACTTTACAGATGAATTAGGCTCGCATCTGGAAGAGTCGCCTGTTTCTCCACCGCAAATTGAAGTATTTTTCTCTAACAAAAAAGAAGGAGATTTAATGAAAGAGAAACTGTTGTCCCGTTTTGAAACGATTGACGTGAATATGTATGAAGAAAATCGAATGGAAATCGTACCGAAAGGAGTATCAAAAGGGAACGCGTTAAGGAAACTTGGTGAAAGGCTCGGGTTCTCGAATGAAGAGATGGTTGCGGTAGGTGATTCACATGCCGACATTTCTATGATTAGGGATGCTGGCCTTGGGGTAGCGATGGGAAACGCTCCAAAATCTGTTCAGGCCTATGCGGATTGGATAACGAGAAGCAATGACATGAACGGCGTTTATTATGTAGTAAAAGAAGTATTTAGAAAACAGCTTAGAACACAAATCCGTACGACTCTCTGA